The Candidatus Mycolicibacterium alkanivorans genome contains a region encoding:
- a CDS encoding bifunctional FO biosynthesis protein CofGH, giving the protein MALNPQHPTPLPAPVVPPRTDTPSPAALRRVLRRARDGVALNAGEAAVAMTARGADLADLCASGARVRDAGLQSAGRVGPGGRLPVTYSRKVFIPVTHLCRDTCHYCTFVTVPGKLRAEGRGMYLEPDEILDIARRGAELGCKEALFTLGDRPETRWPEARQWLDERGYDSTLDYVRAMAIRVLEDTGLLPHLNPGAMSWVELSRLKPVAPSMGMMLETTSRRLFEAKGLAHYGSPDKAPEIRLRTLADAGRLSIPFTTGLLVGIGETRAERADTLHAIRRLHKEFGHIQEVIVQNFRAKDHTAMAGAPDADFDDFVATVAVTRLVLGPGMRVQAPPNLVSRSECLALLGAGVDDWGGVSPLTPDHVNPERPWPALDELAAVTAEGGFDLVQRLTAQPRYVQGGTAWIDPRVAGHVAALADPQTGFALDVNPVGRPWQEPDEAGESLGRTDLHAAVDTEGRRTETRSDLGTAFGDWESIRARVGELAARAPDRIDTDVVAALRAAERNPGGCSDDDYLALATAAGPALDAVAALADSLRRDVVGEDVTFVVNRNINFTNICYTGCRFCAFAQRKGDADAFSLSTLEVAERAWEAHVAGATEVCMQGGIDPELPVTGYADLVRAVKERVPSMHVHAFSPMEIANGVTKSGLSVREWLISLREAGLDTIPGTAAEILDDEVRWVLTKGKLPTSLWVEIVSTAHEVGLRSSSTMMYGHVDTPRHWVGHLNVLREIQDRTGGFTEFVPLPFVHQSSPLYLAGASRPGPTHRDNRAVHALARIMLHGRISQIQTSWVKLGVERTQMMLNGGANDLGGTLMEETISRMAGSEHGSAKTVTELVAIAEGIGRPARQRTTTYAKRAA; this is encoded by the coding sequence GTGGCCCTGAACCCGCAGCACCCCACTCCGCTGCCCGCACCCGTGGTCCCGCCGCGGACTGACACACCGTCACCGGCCGCGCTGCGGCGCGTCCTGCGCCGCGCCCGTGACGGCGTCGCACTCAACGCCGGGGAAGCCGCCGTCGCGATGACCGCCCGCGGAGCGGATCTGGCGGATCTGTGCGCCAGCGGCGCCCGGGTGCGCGACGCCGGCCTGCAGTCCGCGGGCCGCGTGGGCCCCGGTGGCCGGCTGCCGGTGACGTACTCGCGCAAGGTCTTCATCCCGGTGACTCACCTGTGCCGCGACACCTGCCACTACTGCACGTTCGTCACCGTGCCCGGCAAGTTGCGCGCCGAGGGCAGGGGCATGTACCTGGAGCCCGACGAGATCCTCGACATCGCCCGCCGCGGTGCCGAATTGGGTTGCAAGGAAGCATTGTTCACCCTTGGCGACCGCCCCGAAACACGGTGGCCCGAAGCCCGGCAGTGGCTCGACGAACGCGGCTACGACTCGACGCTGGACTACGTGCGCGCGATGGCGATCCGGGTCCTGGAGGACACCGGCCTGCTGCCGCATCTGAACCCGGGCGCGATGAGCTGGGTGGAGCTGTCGCGCCTCAAGCCGGTGGCACCGTCGATGGGCATGATGCTCGAGACCACCTCGCGACGGCTGTTCGAGGCCAAGGGCCTGGCGCACTACGGCAGCCCCGACAAGGCTCCTGAAATCCGGTTGCGCACGCTGGCCGACGCGGGACGGCTGTCGATCCCGTTCACCACCGGCCTGCTGGTCGGTATCGGCGAGACACGGGCCGAGCGCGCCGACACCCTGCACGCGATCCGGCGTCTGCACAAGGAGTTCGGCCACATCCAGGAAGTGATCGTGCAGAACTTCCGCGCCAAGGACCACACCGCGATGGCGGGCGCGCCGGACGCCGACTTCGACGACTTCGTCGCCACGGTGGCGGTCACCCGCCTGGTGCTCGGCCCCGGCATGCGGGTGCAGGCGCCGCCGAACCTGGTGTCGCGCTCGGAGTGCCTGGCCCTGCTGGGCGCCGGGGTCGACGACTGGGGCGGGGTCTCGCCGCTGACCCCAGACCACGTCAACCCGGAACGGCCGTGGCCGGCGCTCGACGAGCTTGCCGCCGTGACCGCCGAGGGCGGATTCGATCTGGTTCAGCGGCTGACCGCCCAGCCTCGCTACGTCCAGGGCGGCACCGCCTGGATCGACCCGCGGGTGGCCGGTCACGTCGCCGCGCTGGCCGACCCGCAGACCGGTTTCGCGCTCGACGTCAACCCGGTCGGGCGGCCGTGGCAGGAGCCCGACGAGGCTGGCGAGTCGCTGGGCCGCACCGACCTGCACGCCGCCGTCGACACCGAGGGCCGTCGCACGGAAACCCGCAGCGATCTCGGTACCGCGTTCGGCGACTGGGAGTCCATCCGCGCCCGGGTGGGGGAGCTGGCCGCGCGGGCACCCGACCGAATCGACACCGACGTGGTCGCCGCCCTGCGCGCCGCCGAACGCAACCCGGGCGGCTGCAGCGACGACGACTACCTGGCGCTGGCCACCGCCGCCGGCCCTGCCCTGGATGCCGTTGCGGCACTGGCAGATTCGCTGCGCCGCGACGTCGTCGGCGAGGACGTCACGTTCGTGGTGAACCGCAACATCAACTTCACCAACATCTGCTACACCGGTTGCCGGTTCTGCGCCTTCGCGCAGCGCAAGGGCGACGCCGACGCGTTCTCGCTGTCCACCCTGGAAGTGGCCGAGCGCGCCTGGGAGGCCCACGTCGCCGGTGCCACCGAGGTCTGCATGCAGGGCGGTATCGACCCCGAACTGCCTGTCACCGGTTACGCCGATCTGGTTCGCGCGGTAAAGGAACGGGTGCCGTCGATGCACGTGCACGCGTTCTCGCCGATGGAGATCGCCAACGGAGTCACCAAGAGCGGCTTGAGTGTTCGGGAGTGGCTGATCAGCCTGCGGGAGGCGGGACTGGACACCATCCCCGGCACCGCGGCGGAGATCCTCGACGACGAAGTCCGCTGGGTGCTGACCAAGGGCAAGCTGCCCACCTCGCTGTGGGTCGAGATCGTGAGCACCGCCCACGAGGTGGGGCTGCGGTCGAGCTCGACGATGATGTACGGCCACGTCGACACCCCGCGGCACTGGGTAGGCCACCTCAACGTGCTGCGGGAGATCCAGGACCGCACCGGCGGGTTCACCGAGTTCGTCCCGCTGCCGTTCGTGCACCAGTCCTCACCGCTGTACCTCGCCGGCGCATCCCGGCCCGGCCCAACCCACCGCGACAACCGCGCGGTTCACGCCCTGGCCCGGATCATGCTGCACGGCCGCATCTCACAGATTCAGACCAGCTGGGTCAAGCTCGGGGTCGAACGCACCCAGATGATGCTCAACGGCGGCGCCAACGACCTCGGCGGCACGCTGATG